In Primulina eburnea isolate SZY01 chromosome 5, ASM2296580v1, whole genome shotgun sequence, a single window of DNA contains:
- the LOC140832593 gene encoding serine decarboxylase-like, with protein MVGTGVEIEAPMASNGALRHEKSADLLTELSGVESFDPSAVVAEQVPPVVDSSTEDDWEKREMVLGKNVHTTSLEVTEPDADDESTGDKEAYMASILARYRRTLVERTKHHLGYPYNLDFDYGALSQLQHFSINNLGDPFIESNYGVHSRQFEIGVLDWFARLWEIEKDDYWGYITNCGTEGNLHGILLGREVFPDGILYASKESHYSVFKAARMYRMESVKVGTLLTGEIDCNDFKTKLLPNKDKPAIINVNIGTTVKGAVDDLDLVIQTLEDCGFSHDRFYIHCDGALFGLMMPFVKKAPKVTFKKPIGSVSVSGHKFVGCPMPCGVQLTRLRHINALSRNVEYLASRDATIMGSRNGHAPIFLWYTLNRKGYKGFQKEVQKCLRNAHYLKDRLIGAGISAMLNELSSTVVFERPRDEEFVRRWQLACEGNMAHAIVMPNVTLEKLDYFLDELIQGRSLWYSDEKVQPPCLAADIGSENCCCVLHK; from the exons ATGGTTGGGACTGGCGTAGAGATTGAAGCACCAATGGCGTCTAACGGAGCTTTGAGGCACGAAAAATCTGCGGATCTCTTGACGGAGTTGTCGGGCGTGGAATCGTTTGATCCGTCGGCGGTGGTGGCAGAGCAAGTGCCGCCAGTGGTGGATTCGAGTACCGAAGATGATTGGGAGAAGAGAGAGATGGTTTTGGGGAAGAACGTGCACACCACGAGCTTGGAGGTGACGGAGCCAGACGCTGACGATGAATCGACGGGGGATAAGGAGGCCTATATGGCCAGCATATTGGCTAGATACCGCAGAACGCTCGTCGAAAGGACCAAGCACCATTTAG GGTATCCTTATAATTTGGACTTCGATTATGGTGCACTTAGTCAGTTGCAGCACTTCTCTATTAACAACCTTGGAGATCCATTCATTGAAAGCAACTATGGTGTGCACTCAAGACAGTTCGAAATTGGTGTTTTGGATTGGTTCGCCCGTCTATGGGAGATTGAAAAGGATGATTATTGGGGATATATCACAAATTGTGGAACTGAGGGCAATCTTCATGGCATCCTTCTAGG GAGGGAAGTGTTTCCTGATGGAATTCTCTATGCATCAAAAGAGTCCCACTATTCTGTGTTCAAAGCAGCAAGAATGTACAGAATGGAATCTGTGAAAGTCGGGACTCTGTTAACGGGGGAGATAGACTGTAATGATTTTAAAACTAAGCTACTTCCAAACAAGGACAAACCAGCAATCATTAATGTCAACATAG GAACTACTGTTAAGGGAGCTGTTGACGACCTTGATCTGGTTATACAGACTCTTGAAGACTGTGGGTTTTCACATGATAGATTCTATATCCATTGTGATGGTGCTCTTTTTGGGCTCATGATGCCATTTGTCAAAAAG GCACCCAAGGTTACATTCAAGAAGCCCATTGGCAGTGTCAGTGTATCTGGCCACAAGTTTGTGGGATGCCCCATGCCTTGTGGTGTGCAGCTCACGAGGCTTCGGCACATAAACGCCCTTTCAAGGAATGTAGAGTATCTCGCCTCAAGAGATGCAACAATCATGGGAAGCCGAAACGGCCATGCGCCAATCTTTCTCTGGTACACCCTGAATAGAAAAGGCTACAAAGGGTTCCAAAAAGAAGTACAAAAATGCCTGAGAAACGCTCATTATTTGAAAGACCGTCTCATTGGAGCTGGCATTAGTGCAATGCTCAATGAACTGAGCAGCACTGTCGTGTTTGAACGACCTCGAGACGAGGAGTTTGTCCGTCGTTGGCAACTTGCCTGCGAGGGAAATATGGCCCACGCTATTGTGATGCCCAATGTCACTCTTGAGAAGCTGGATTACTTTTTGGATGAATTAATTCAAGGTCGATCGCTTTGGTACAGTGACGAGAAAGTTCAGCCCCCGTGTCTTGCGGCGGATATAGGAAGTGAGAACTGTTGCTGCGTTCTTCACAAATAA